Within the Kribbella aluminosa genome, the region GGCCTTGGAGTCGAAGAACTTGGCCGCCTCGTCAGCCACCACCGTCGACTCGGCCTTCTTCGGAAGGAAGTTGGCATTGTCGTTCTGCTGGACCTCGCTGAGCTTGCCGACGGCCGGACCGCCCACGGCGCCCAGGACGAGCCAGACGATCAGTACGGCGGCGATCCCCGCCCTCCACCTCCACCGGTTCACGTGCCGCAGAGTACCCGCAACCTCTCAGTCCCCGCCGGAGGGTGTGCGGGACCCGTTTCGGCGGCGTAACAACAAGATGACTACGCGGAAACACCCCGGTCATAACGTCCAGGCCTAATCGATGAGGTCGGATGATCGGAGACTTGCGATGACGCTCGAGGCAGGACAAGCGGCTGTCGCCACCCGCGAAGCAAGTGGCGCGGTCGGTACGGTCGAGGCCCCGCGACGCGCGCGCTGGATCGACGTCTGGGATCCCGAGGACGCCACGTTCTGGGCCGGGAAGGGCCGTGCGGTCGCCCGCCGGAACCTCTGGCCCTCGATCTTCGCCGAGTTCCTCGGCTTCTCCGTCTGGCAACTGTGGAGCATCGTCGTGGTCTCGATGCCCAAGGCGGGCTTCAGCTACGACACGAACCAGCTGTTCTGGTTGGTCGCGCTGCCGAGCCTGGTCGGCGCGACGCTGCGGCTGCCGTACACGTTCGCCGTACCGCGGTTCGGCGGGCGGAACTGGACCACGGTTTCCGCCTTGCTGCTGCTGATCCCGACGGCGGGACTGGCGTACTTCATGACGCAGCCGCACACGCCGTTCTGGCTGATGGCCCTGGTCGCGGGGACCGCGGGCGTCGGCGGCGGAAACTTCGCCAGCAGCATGACGAACATCTCCTTCTTCTACCCCGAGAAGGAAAAGGGTTTCGCGCTCGGCGTGAATGCTGCCGGCGGGAACCTCGGGGTCGCGGTCGTCCAGCTCGTGGTGCCGATCGTGATCGTCGCCGGTGCCGGCCTGGCGCTGAACCGGTCCGGCCTGATGTGGCTGCCGCTGATCGTCCTGGCCGCAGTCTGGGCCTGGAAGGCGATGACGAACCTGTCGGTGGCGAACTCGTCGTTCCGTACGTCGATCGCCGCGGCGAAGCGGCCGCACACGTGGGTGATCTCGTTCCTCTACATCGGGACGTTCGGGTCGTTCATCGGGTTCGGGGCGGCGTTCCCGCTGCTGATCAAGACCACGTTCCCGGACGTCACACCGGCGCACTACGCGTTCCTGGGCGCGCTGGTCGGGTCGATTGCGCGGCCGTTCGGCGGCAGGCTGGCCGACCGGGTCGGCGGCGCGTGGGTGACCGTCTGCTCGTTCGTGGTGATGGGGCTCGGGATCGTCTCCGCGATCTTCTCCCTCAAGGCGGGGAGCTTTCCGGCGTTCCTGGCGAGTTTCCTGGTGCTGTTCGTGGCCAGCGGGATCGCGAACGGGTCGACGTACCGGATGATTCCGGCGGTCTTCCGGCTCACCACCGCGGACGACCCGGGCCGGGCCCGGCGGGAGGCCGCGGCCTGTATCGGAATCGCGTCCGCGGTCGGCGCGTACGGCGGTTTCCTCGTACCGCGGGGTTTCGCGATGTCGACGAGCCACTTCGGCTCGCTGATCCCGGCGCTGTACGTGTTCTGCGGGTTCTACGTGCTGTGCCTCGTGGTGACGTACTTCTGCTACCTGCGCAAGGGTGGCCCGCTCAGCCAGGAGCGCGTGTGACAGCTGTTCCGACTCACTGCCCGTACTGCGCTCTGCAGTGCGCGACCACGCTGCACCCGGTCGAAGGGCCGGGTGCGGTGGAGGTGCGACCGCGGGCCTTCCCGACCAACCGAGGTGGGTTGTGCCGGAAGGGCTGGACGGCTCCCGACGTACTCACGGTGCCGGACCGGCTCACCGTGCCGCTCGTCCGCAACGCTGCGGGCGAACTGGAGGAGACCAGTTGGGACGACGCACTGGACTTCGTCGCGTCGCGGATCAAGTCGTTGCAGGCCGCGCACGGGCGGGACTCGGTTGCGGTGTTCGGCGGCGGTGGGCTGACCAACGAGAAGGCGTACGCGCTGGGGAAGTTCGCACGGGTCGCGCTGCGAACGGCGAACGTGGACTACAACGGACGGTTCTGTATGTCGTCCGCGGCGGCCGCGACGAACCGGGCGTTCGGGATCGACCGGGGGCTGCCGTTCCCGCTGGCGGATCTCGGCGGCGCGGACGCAGTACTGCTGGTCGGCAGCAACCTCGCGGAAACGATGCCGCCGGCGGTCGCGCATCTGCAGGGCGCCAGGGGCGCGGGTGGACTTCTGGTCGTCGACCCGCGCCGCTCGGCCACCGCAGGCCTGACCGACGACGAGAACGGCATCCACCTCCAGCCAACCCCCGGGACGGACCTGGCCCTGCTCCTCGCCCTGACCCACGTAGTCCTCCAGGAAAGCCTTGCGGACAACGTATTCCTGGGCGAACGGGTCGATGACCCTGACCTGCTGATTCGTTCGACTGCCTCCTGGTGGCCGGAGCGCGCCGAGCGGATGACCGGCGTACCAGCTGCGACCATCCGGCGTGCGGCGCGGGTACTCGCGGCGGCTGCTCCGGTGCACGGTGGCGCGGGCGCGTTCATCCTGACCGGACGTGGGGCTGAGCAGCACACCAAGGGCACCGACACGGTGACGGCATGTATCAACCTCGCGCTGGTGCTCGGGTTGCCCGGGCGGGTGGGAAGCGGGTACGGCTGCATCACCGGGCAGGGCAACGGGCAGGGCGGGCGTGAGCACGGGCAGAAGGCGGATCAGCTGCCTGGCTACCGGAGCATCGCGGACCCGGCAGCGCGTTCGCATATCGCGCAGGTTTGGGGGGTTGCCGCTGAGGAGTTGCCGGGGCCCGGGAAGAGTGCGGTTGAGCTGATCAACGCTTTGGGTACGGCGGACGGGCCGCGGGCGTTGCTGGTGCACGGGAGCAACCTGCTCGTGTCGGCGCCGAACCTCGCGTCCGTCCGGGAGCGGCTGTCCGCGCTGGAGTTGTTGGTGGTCGCGGATGTCGTGCCGTCGGAAACGGCATTGCTGGCGGACGTGGTCTTTCCGGTGACGCAGTGGGCCGAGGAGGAAGGCACGATGACGTCCCTCGAAGGGCGGGTACTGCGGCGGCGCGCCGCGGTCGCCGCACCGGGCGAGGTACGGAGCGATCTCGCGGTCTTCGCGGGGCTCGCGGAAAGACTCGGGATCCCGAGGTTTTCCGCGGATCCGGCCGAGGTGTTCGAGGAACTGCGCCGGGCGAGTGCCGGCGGCAAGGCCGACTACTCGGGGATCACCTGGGCGCGGCTGGACGCGGGCGAGGCGCTGTTCTGGCCGGTTCCGTCCGAAGGGCATCCGGGGACGCCGCGGTTGTTCGCCGACGGGTTCGCGACGCCGGACGGGCGGGCGCACGTCGTACCGGTCGATCACCGCCCGGTCGCGGACGACCTGAGCGGGCAGGCCCCGCTGTACCTGGTGACCGGGCGGTTGCTGCAGCACTACCAGAGCGGCGCGCAGACCCGGCGGGTGCCGGAACTGGTGGCGGCCGAGCCGGAGGTGTTCGCGGAGATCCACCCGCGGGTGGCGGCGCAGCTGGGGATCGGCGACGGGCGTCCGGTACGGCTGCGGACCGCGCGCGGGTCGATGGTGCTGCCGGCCCGGATCACGCCGGACGTCCGGCCGGACACCGTTTTCGTACCGTTCCACTTCGGCGGGGCGGAAGCGGTCAATGAGCTCACGAACGACGCGCTGGACCCGGTGTCGCGGATGCCGGAGTTCAAGGCGTGTGCGGTGCAGGTGACGGCCGCCGAGCTCGGCGCGACGGGGGTGCCGGCATGAGGGTCGTGATCATCGGCGGCGGGATGGCCGGGCGACGGCTGGCCGAGCTGTTGCCGTCGTACGACGTGACCGTGCTGGCGGACGAGCCGTCGTACAACCGTTCCCGGCTGACCGAGTACGTCGCCGGGCGGGCCGAGGTTGCCGTCGGCAACGAGCCGGTGGTGGGTGCGGTCGGGGTGGATCGGGTACGGCGGGTTGTCGTCGGGGCTGATGGTGCCGAGTACCCGTACGACCGGTTGGTGTTCGCGACCGGTGCGGTGCCGGTCGTGCCGCCGGGGGTCGAGGGCGGGCTGGTGTTGCGTTCCGTCGACGATGCGCGGGCCGTGGTCGCGGCGGCGGGAGCGGCGCGGCGGGCCGTCGTACTGGGCGGCGGGGTACTCGGCGTGGAAACCGCTTGCGCACTGCGCGAACGCGGCGTCGCGGTCACGCTGGTCCACGACGGGGAAACCCTGCTCGACAAGTCCATCCGATCGTCGGCCGGCCGTCGGCTGACCCGTGCGGTACGCGGACTCGGTGTCGAGGTGCTCCTCAACTCCCAACTCTCCAAGACTCAGCTGAAGAACAACCGCTTCCATGCCCTGCACCTGCGGAACGGCCACCAGGTCTACGGCGACCTGCTGGTTGTCGCCTGCGGCGTCCAGCCCCGCACGGAACTGGCCGCCGGACTGACAGTCCACGACGGAATCGTCGTAGACAACACCTTCGCCAGCCCGGACGACCCCACCATCCACGCAATCGGCGACTGCGCCGAACTCGCAGGAGTTGTTGCGGGCACCGTCGCGTCGGCGTGGTCCCACGCAGAACAACTGGCTGCCCACCTGCACGCCCCTGCCCCACCAGCACTACCCGAGGAGGAGACGGATGCTCCGCCCCCCACAGCGCTGGGGATGGGTGCTTCCGGTGGTGCTGGGGTGGAAGTTGTGCGGGTTACGGCGGGTGGGCTGGATGTGCTGGTGATGGGGGACAAGGACGAAGTTGGCGAGGTCGTTCGGCTCGAGGATCGGGAGCGGTACGTGCGGGCCGTGCTGCGGGACGGGGTGGTGCGGGCTGCAGTGGCTGTGGGGGCTCCGGAGGTTGCGGCGGAGTTGGTGTTGCTGGCGGACCGGGGGACGCCTGTCGTGGCGGACGGGTTGCTTGGTACGCCCAACGAAGTACCGCAGAAGAAGATGGCGACCGTGTGCAGGTGCAACGGCGTCACCAGGGTCGCGATCGAGGCGGCCTGGCGTGGGGGTGCCGACAGTGTCGCCGGCATCGCCGCGACGACGCGGGCGACGACCGGGTGCGGGAGCTGCACCGGCGCCGTCGGCGAACTGCTCGACCGCTTCCGGCGCGGCGAGACCGAACCAGTCCCGAGCAGGAGGGCGACGATGGCAGAGCTGAACAAGGCCAAGCACGTGGTGGTGGTCGGCGGGGGTATGGTCGCGCACCGCCTGGTCGAGGCGATCCGGCAGCGCGACACGACCGTCGAGTACCGGATCACCGTGTACGCCGAGGAGCCCCGGCTCCCGTACGACCGGGTAGCCCTCACCAGCTACTTCTCCGGCCGCGACCCGCAGGACCTGTCGCTCGGCGACCCGGACCTGTGGGACGACCCGGCGGTGAACCTCCGCAAGGGCGTGAAGATCACCGCGATCGACACCACAGCGAAGACCGTGACGACGGTCCGCGGTGACCAGGTCGGGTACGACGAACTCGTCCTGGCGACCGGCTCCGCGGCGTTCGTCCCGCCGGTGAAGAACAACGACGCGCAAGGATGTTTCGTCTACCGCACGATCGACGACGTCGCAGCGCTCCGCGTCTACGTCGAGCGGCTGAAGTCCGAAGGCAAGCAGGTCAACGGGGTCGTCGTCGGCGGCGGCCTGCTCGGCCTGGAGGCAGCCGGTGCGCTCAGAGCCCTCGGCGCCGCGACCAAGGTCGTCGAGTTCGCCCCACGGCTGATGCCCTTGCAGGTCGACGAAGGCGGCGGCGCGGCCCTGTCCCGGTTGATCACCGCCCTCGACGTCGACGTACTCACCGAGACCGCGTGCCAGCGCGTCAAGCTCACCTCGCAAGGTGCCGCCCGCGCGATGGCCGTTGCCGACGGCCCTGATCTGCCCGCCGACGTGGTGGTGTTCGCGACCGGCGTCCGCCCGCGTGACGAGCTCGGCCGCGACGCGGGTCTCGAGATCGGCGAGCGCGGCGGCGTGATCGTGGACGAGGCCTGCCGTACGTCCGTTCCTGGTGTCTGGGCGATCGGCGAAGTCGCGTGCATCGACGGGCGGGTGTGGGGCCTGATCGCCCCGGGCTACACGATGGCCGAGATCGTCGCGGACCGGCTGCTCGGCGGCGTCGCGACGTTCCCCGGCGCGGACACGTCGACGAAGCTGAAGCTGCTCGGCGTCGACGTCGCGAGCTTCGGCGACGCCTTCGGTACGACGGAGGGCGCGCTCGACATCGTGTACGCCGACCCGGTGGCGGGTGTCTACAAGAAGCTCGTGCTGTCCGATGACGCCCGTACCCTGCTCGGCGGCATCCTGGTCGGCGACGCGTCGGCGTACTCCGGACTCCGCCCGATGGTCGGCCGCGAACTCGGCGCCGACCCGGCCGCGTTCCTGCTGCCCGAAGGCGCCGCACCCGTGCAGCTCGAGCTGCCCGACGACGCCCCGGTCTGCTCGTGCAACAACGTGTCGGCAGGCACGATCCGGTGCGCCGTACGCGACGAGGGCTGCACCGACATCAAGTCGGTCTGCGGGAAGACTCGCGCGGGCACCAGTTGTGGATCCTGTCTGCCGATCGTCAAGAACCTCCTGAACTCCGAGCTCACCAAGGCCGGCGTCGAGGTCAGCAAGGCGCTCTGCGAACACTTCGCGCTGTCCCGCGCCGAGCTGTTCGACGCCGTCCGGGTCACCGAGCTGCGCACGTTCAGCGAGATCGTCGAGCGGCACGGCACCGGGCGCGGCTGCGACATCTGCAAGCCCGTGGTGGCGTCGATCCTGGCGAGCATCGACCCGGCCGGGCACGTCCTGGACGGCGAGCGCGCGACGCTGCAGGACACCAACGACCACGTGATGGCGAACATGCAGAAGGACGGCACATACTCCGTCGTCCCCCGCATCCCCGGCGGTGAGATCACACCGGAAGGGCTGATCACGATCGGCGAGGTGGCCCGCGACTTCGGGCTGTACACGAAGATCACCGGTGGGCAGCGCGTCGACCTGTTCGGCGCCCGGATCGAACAACTGCCGGCGATCTGGAAACGGCTGGTGGAGGCCGGCTTCGAGTCCGGGCACGCGTACGGCAAGGCGCTCCGGACCGTGAAGTCGTGCGTCGGTTCCACCTGGTGCCGGTACGGCGTCCAGGACTCGGTCGGGATGGCGATCGCGCTGGAGCTCCGGTACCGCGGGCTGCGCTCGCCGCACAAGCTCAAGCTCGGCGTCTCCGGCTGCGCCCGCGAATGCGCCGAGGCGCGCGGCAAGGACGTCGGCGTGATCGCGACCGAGAAGGGCTGGAACCTGTACGTCGGCGGCAACGGCGGGATGACGCCCCGGCACGCGGAGCTGCTCGCCTCCGACCTGAGCGACGAGGAGCTGTTCCGGACCGTGGACCGTTTCCTCATGTACTACATCCGGACCGGAGACCGCTTACAGCGGACCTCGGTGTGGATGCGGGAGATCGGCCTCGACCAGGTGCGCGACGTCGTACTGAACGACAGCCTCGGGATCGCGGCCGACCTGGACGCCGCGATGGCGCGGCACGTCGACTCGTACGTCGACGAGTGGCGGGCGACGTTGGACGACCCGGACAAGCTGGCCCGGTTCGTGTCGTTCGTGAACGCGCCGGACCAGCCCGACGCCGACCTGCGGTACGTCGTCGAACGCAACCAGCCGCGCCCGGCCACCCCGGCCGAACGCGGGCAGCTGGAGCCGGTGCTGCTGGCCGGTCCCCGATTGGAGGTCCGCCGATGAATGTCTGCGCTTTCGACGTACTGCTGCCGGAGCGCGGCGTGGCCGCGTTGCTCGGCGACGTACAGATCGCGCTGTTCCGCACCCACGACGGCGAGGTGTTTGCCATCGGCAACCAGGACCCGTTCAGCGGGGCGAACGTGATGTCGCGGGGCATCGTCGGCAGCCGCGGCGACGTACCGACGGTGGCGTCGCCGATGTTCAAGCAGGTCTTCGATCTGCGCACCGGGGCGTGCCTGGACGATCCGTCGGTATCGCTGCCGGTGTACCCCGTGACGATCCGCGACGGTCAAGTAGTGGTGGGTTCGGGTGACCACTAGGACCGGCCCGCTGAGCGGCTGCACGATCGCGATCACCGCGCACCGGCGCGCGGAGGACCTGATCGCGTCGTTCGAGCGGCGCGGGGCGAAGGTGCTGCACGCGCCGACGCTGCAGATCGTGCCGGTCGCCGACGACCGCGCGCTGCTCGAGGCCACCCGGCGGGTGATCGCGAACCCGCCGGACGACGTGGTGGTGACGACCGCGGTCGGGTTCCGCGGGTGGGTGGAGGCCGCCGACACCGCCGGTCTGGCGGCGGAGCTGCTCGGCACGCTCGAGCAGGCCCGGATCCTCGCCCGCGGCCCGAAGGCCCGCGGTGCGATCCGGGCGGCCGGGCTGGTCGAGCACTGGTCGGCGAGGTCCGAGACGACGGTCGAGGTCGTCGAGTGGTTACGCACCCAGGGCGTCGGCGGCCGGAAGATCGTCGTACAGCTGCACGGGCTGTCGGATCCCGCGCTGCAGGACGCGTTGCGGGCGGCGGGCGCGTCGGTCCGGGGGCTCGAGGTCTATCGGTGGGGTCCGGCGCCTGACCCGGTGGTGGTGGAGCGGATGATCTCGCAGGTGCGCGGCGGGACCGTGGATGCGGTCGTCCACACCTCCGCTCCGGGTGCGCAGGCGATGCTGGACGCCGCGGCGCTGACCGGGCAGTACGACGAGCTGGTGGCGGCGTTGCGGACCGGGCGGGTGCTGAACGCGTGCGTGGGTCCGGTGACGGCAGGGCCGTTCGTGGCGTTGGGGCTGGAGCCGTTGGTGCCGGATCGTTTCCGGTTGGGGGCGTTGATCCGGAGCGTCACCGATCAGCTCACCGAGGACAACGCGCGGTCGATCGAGACGGAGTTCGGCCAGCTGGTGATCCGCGGCGGCGCGGCGGTGCTGGACGGCGTCGTACTGCCGTTGGGACCTGGGCCGCGGGCCGTGCTCGCCGCGCTGGTCGCCGCCGGTGGGGACGTGGTGTCGCGGCCGGAACTGCTCGCGGTGCTGCCTGGCGCGGAGGATGTGCATGCGGTGGAGGTGACGGTGAACCGCCTGCGTACGGCGGTCGGACGGCCTGAGCTGGTCCGTACGGTGGTGCGGCGCGGGTATCGCCTCGCGGTCGAATCGGCCGGGGTGCCGACATGACCGATCTGATCGCGGTGGCTCACGGTACGGCGGATCCTTGCGGGATCCGGGTGGTGCACGATCTCGTACGGGAGCTGGCTGTGCTGCGGCCGGACCTCCCGGTCTCGCTGGGCTTCGTCGATCTCGTCACGCCCGCCCTGCCGTCGCTGGTCCGGCGGGTCACCACGGACGCCGGCGACGCGGTCGTCGTACCGCTGCTGCTCAGCTCGGGGTATCACGTGTACGTCGACGTCGCGGCCGAGGCCCGGCGCTACCCGGGACGGGTCCACGCGGCGGCTGCGCTGGGGCCGGATCCGGTGCTGGTCGACGTACTGGCGGATCGGCTGGGGGACCTGTCGCGGATCGACGAGGTCGTCCTGGCCGCGGCCGGTTCGTCGGACCCGCGGGCGCTGGACGACTGCGAGACAACAGCCGAACTCCTGGGTGAGCGCGTCGGCCGCCCCGTTGCTGTCGGCTACCTCTCTGGTATCGGTGAACGCCTGCCCGACGTTCTCGACCGGATCGTGGGTCGCGTTGCGGTTGCGACGTACCTGCTGACTCCGGGCTTCTTCGCCAACCGCGTCCACCGCCTGGCAGGCGGTCGCCCGGTCGCACCACCGCTCGGCGCCGATCCGCGGCTGGCCGCGCTCGCCCTCCGCAGGTACGACGAGGCCCGGGCGAAGGCACCCGCCGGACCGCCACGGACAGTGAGCGTGTCTGCTTGCCTCCGGAGGCCCAGCAGGCGCATCGTGGGGGTGTGAGCGGGATGCGGAAGTGGGACGAGCTGAGCCCCGGGAAGCAGCGGCTGATCGTGGTCGGGGCGGTGGTCGAGACCGTGTTGAAGGCCGTCGCGCTGGCGGATCTCGCGCGCCGTCCCTCGGCTCAGGTGCGGGGACCGAAGCCCGTGTGGGCGGTGTTCCTGACGTTGTTCAACTCGGTCGGCGCGGCACCGGCGGCGTACTGGCTGTTCGGGCGGCGCAAGACCTAGCAGTTCGGTCTTTTGGGGGCATCATGCCTGAGGCTGTACACACGGTCCGGATCAACCGGTCGCCGGCAGATGTGTTCGCGTACTTCGCGGACGGCGAGAACGACCCGCAGTGGCGTCCCTCCGTCAAGGAGATCAGCCGCAGCGGCCCGATCGGGCCGGGTTCGACGTACCGGCAACGGATCGCGGGACCGGGCGGCCGGGCGATCCCCTCGGACTACCGCGTGACGGCGTACGAACCCGACAGTCATCTGGCGTTCAAGGTCACCGCGGGGCCGGTGCGCCCGGTCGGGGACTACCGTTTCGCGCCGGTCGACGACGGGACCGAGGTGACGTTCAAGCTCTCCGCGGACCTGTCCGGCCTGAAGAAGCTCCTGATGTCCAAGCCCGTCCAGCACTCGATGAACGCCGAAGTCGCATCCCTCAACCGCGCCAAGAACATCCTCGAGCGCTAGCACCGAGGTGCCTCCTCGCAGGCGCAGTGCGCGAAACCCTAAAGGCCTACGAAGACGCCCAGTGGATCCCGCGCCCGCCTCGTCTGCCCAGGTTGGGGAGGATTTACTGCCCGAATCGGGACGAGATCCTCCCCAAGTGGTCAGCCGTGGAACCGGATGCGCCGCTACAGCACTGGTCTGCGCGGATGGGGGTCCACGACGTCAGGTGGAACGGGTCGTCGGAGCAGCGCATCCAGGTCGGATCGCTCAGCTGGCGACGTCGGATACCGGAGCCGGCTGACCTTGGCTGATGGGTTGCGGCTGAACCGGATCGCGGACAGCTGGGACAACAGCATCCACTTCGTCGTCCGCGCGGCCTGCACTCGGCTCGAGTGCCGGATGTCGAGGTCTCCTGGGAGTACGGCGTACCTGGGCTCTCCATCGGAGGCGGAGGGTACGTCGTTGCGCCGGATGTCAGGTCCTGGTTCGATCGATCCGCAGTACGGCGGGAGGTCGCGTTCCGGCGGTTGATCGAGCGGTGGCGTACGGCGGGTGGCGTCGAGTTGGCTACGTGGTTCGACTACTCGCGCGCCGAAGCCGAGAGCACAGGACTGGTGCGCCTCGAGCAGTAGGTCACGCTGTGCCGTTGCGGAGGGCCTTCAGGTCGGTGTGGCAGCGGGTTTCTACTTCGGCGAGGTCTTGGAGGGTGTCTTCGATGTCGCGGCGGCGTTGTTCGAGTTCCTGGCGGCGGTGGGTGATCTGGTCGAGGAGGTAGACGAGTTGGCCCTCCTCGCCGGGTTCGGCGTCGTACATGTCGACGATCCTGGCGATCTCGTCGAGGGAGAAGCCGAGGCGTTTGCCGCGCAGGATGAGGGAGAGGCGGACGCGGTCGCGGGGGTGGTAGACGCGGGTAGTGCCGCGGCGTTCGGGGGTGAGCAGGCCGCGGTCCTCGTAGAAGCGGATCGTGCGCAGGGTGACCTCGAACTCGGCGGCCAGTTCGGCTATCGACCAGGTTGTCACCGGGATATTGTGCACGCACCCCAGCGTGCTTTACGTTTACGTAAGCGTCAAGCGTGAAGGGGTGCTGCATGTTCGAGTTGTCCGCGGAGCATCAGGAGTTCCGTCGTAGCGTTCGCGACTTCGCGGCGGCGGAGATCGCGCCGCACGCCGCGGAGTGGGACCGGAAGCACTACTTCCCGGTCGAGGTGGTGCAGAAGATGGGGCAGCTCGGGCTGTTCGGACTGACCGCGCCCGAGGAGTACGGCGGTGCCGGCGGCGACTTCACCAGCCTGTGCGTGGCGATCGAGGAGATCTCCCGCGTCGACCAGTCGATGGGGATCACGCTGGAGGCCGCGGTCGGGCTCGGGATCAACCCGATCCTGACGTTCGGGACCGAGGAGCAGAAGGCCACCTGGCTGCCGGAGCTGGTCGCGGGCCGCAAGCTGGCCGGGTTCGGGCTGACCGAGCCCGAATCCGGGTCGGACGCCGGCGCCACCAAGACCCGCGCCGCGCTGGACAACGGCGAGTGGGTGATCGACGGCTCCAAGCAGTTCATCACCAACTCGGGTTCGAGCATCACGAGCTGCGTGACGGTCACGGCCCGCACGGGTGAGCGCGACGACGGCAAGCCGGAGATCTCCACCATCATCGTCCCGAGCGGTACGCCGGGATTCACCGCGGAAGCGGCGTACGACAAGCTCGGCTGGCATGCGAGCGACACGCATCCGCTGTCGTTCGTGAACTGCCGGGTCCCCGAGGCGAACCTGCTCGGCCGGCGTGGCAAGGGGTTCGGCCAGTTCCTCGCGACGCTCGACGACGGGCGGGTGGCGATCGGCGCGGTCGCGCTCGGCTGTATCCGGGCCTGCCTGGAGATGTCGGTCCAGTACGCCGGTGAGCGGCAGACGTTCGGCGTACCGATCGGCCGCAAGCAGGGGGTCGCGTTCCAGATCGCCGACCTCAAGGTGATGGCCGACGCCGCGGAGCTGCTCGTCTACCGGGCTGCCGCGCTGAAGGACGCCGGGGCCTCGGTCCAGGAGTTCAAGCAGGCCGCCGCGGTCGCCAAGCTGTACGCGACCGAGTCCGCGGTGACCGCGACCCGGATCGCCACCCAGGTGTTCGGCGGCTACGGCTTCATGGA harbors:
- a CDS encoding sirohydrochlorin chelatase, whose product is MTDLIAVAHGTADPCGIRVVHDLVRELAVLRPDLPVSLGFVDLVTPALPSLVRRVTTDAGDAVVVPLLLSSGYHVYVDVAAEARRYPGRVHAAAALGPDPVLVDVLADRLGDLSRIDEVVLAAAGSSDPRALDDCETTAELLGERVGRPVAVGYLSGIGERLPDVLDRIVGRVAVATYLLTPGFFANRVHRLAGGRPVAPPLGADPRLAALALRRYDEARAKAPAGPPRTVSVSACLRRPSRRIVGV
- a CDS encoding DUF5652 family protein, translated to MSGMRKWDELSPGKQRLIVVGAVVETVLKAVALADLARRPSAQVRGPKPVWAVFLTLFNSVGAAPAAYWLFGRRKT
- a CDS encoding SRPBCC family protein translates to MPEAVHTVRINRSPADVFAYFADGENDPQWRPSVKEISRSGPIGPGSTYRQRIAGPGGRAIPSDYRVTAYEPDSHLAFKVTAGPVRPVGDYRFAPVDDGTEVTFKLSADLSGLKKLLMSKPVQHSMNAEVASLNRAKNILER
- a CDS encoding MerR family transcriptional regulator: MTTWSIAELAAEFEVTLRTIRFYEDRGLLTPERRGTTRVYHPRDRVRLSLILRGKRLGFSLDEIARIVDMYDAEPGEEGQLVYLLDQITHRRQELEQRRRDIEDTLQDLAEVETRCHTDLKALRNGTA
- a CDS encoding acyl-CoA dehydrogenase family protein; protein product: MFELSAEHQEFRRSVRDFAAAEIAPHAAEWDRKHYFPVEVVQKMGQLGLFGLTAPEEYGGAGGDFTSLCVAIEEISRVDQSMGITLEAAVGLGINPILTFGTEEQKATWLPELVAGRKLAGFGLTEPESGSDAGATKTRAALDNGEWVIDGSKQFITNSGSSITSCVTVTARTGERDDGKPEISTIIVPSGTPGFTAEAAYDKLGWHASDTHPLSFVNCRVPEANLLGRRGKGFGQFLATLDDGRVAIGAVALGCIRACLEMSVQYAGERQTFGVPIGRKQGVAFQIADLKVMADAAELLVYRAAALKDAGASVQEFKQAAAVAKLYATESAVTATRIATQVFGGYGFMEEYPVTRFYRDAKILEIGEGTSEVQRMLIARSLGLPVE